One window of the Mycobacterium xenopi genome contains the following:
- a CDS encoding cytochrome P450 → MTISTDPHDQSVTLDTTGETSPYPFFEYKRRTEPVWHGALMDHSKVPPELVPDDEWVLFDYDSVFQAFRDDQTFSSHAYDQTIGLVMGHTILAMGGKEHHDHRNLVAKAFRATALERWEPSVIAPVCDQLVDEIKNDGTADLVKALTFEFPTRIIASLLGLPREDLALFRRLSLDLISIPVDIEAGLKASIELHDYFLEQVEQRRRKITDDIIGDLVSAEIDGEKLTDEAIISFLRLLLPAGLETTYRSSGNLLYLLLTHPEQLAMVYQDRSLIPAAIEEGLRYETPLTTVVRTTTRDVEIRGKTIPSGAQVDLCMGSANRDESRWRDPNVFDIRRPRQAHIAFAGGIHMCLGMHLARLETRVMLNSLLDRVANLALVPDEDARIVGLTFRSPNKLPVTFTPAA, encoded by the coding sequence ATGACGATCAGCACCGACCCGCACGATCAATCCGTCACGCTCGACACCACTGGCGAAACCAGCCCCTACCCGTTCTTCGAATACAAAAGACGCACCGAGCCCGTGTGGCACGGCGCACTGATGGACCATTCGAAGGTGCCGCCGGAACTGGTGCCCGACGACGAGTGGGTCCTCTTCGATTACGACAGCGTGTTCCAAGCATTCCGCGACGACCAGACCTTCAGTTCCCACGCATACGACCAGACCATCGGACTGGTGATGGGCCACACAATCTTGGCGATGGGCGGCAAAGAGCATCACGATCACCGCAACTTGGTGGCGAAAGCGTTCCGGGCGACCGCCCTTGAGCGCTGGGAGCCGTCGGTCATCGCGCCGGTCTGCGATCAGCTGGTCGACGAGATCAAGAACGACGGCACCGCCGACCTGGTGAAAGCGCTGACATTCGAATTCCCGACCCGCATCATCGCAAGTCTGCTCGGGCTGCCGCGCGAGGATCTCGCGTTGTTCCGGCGCTTGTCGTTGGACCTGATCTCCATTCCGGTCGATATCGAAGCGGGACTCAAAGCTTCCATCGAGCTGCACGACTATTTCCTTGAGCAGGTGGAGCAGAGACGCCGCAAAATCACCGACGACATCATCGGTGATCTGGTCAGCGCCGAAATCGACGGCGAGAAGCTGACCGACGAGGCGATCATTTCGTTCTTGCGGCTGTTGTTGCCGGCCGGCCTGGAAACTACCTACCGGTCGTCGGGTAACCTGCTCTACCTGCTGCTGACCCACCCCGAGCAATTGGCAATGGTTTACCAGGACCGGTCACTGATTCCCGCTGCTATCGAAGAGGGCTTGCGCTACGAAACACCGCTTACCACCGTCGTGCGCACAACCACTCGGGACGTCGAAATACGCGGAAAGACAATTCCTTCCGGTGCTCAAGTCGACTTGTGCATGGGTTCGGCCAACCGCGACGAAAGCCGCTGGAGAGACCCCAACGTGTTCGACATCAGGCGCCCCCGGCAGGCGCACATCGCGTTCGCCGGCGGGATCCACATGTGTCTCGGCATGCACCTTGCTCGACTGGAAACCCGGGTGATGCTGAACAGCTTGCTCGACCGCGTCGCCAATCTGGCGTTGGTTCCGGACGAGGACGCCAGGATCGTCGGGCTCACCTTCCGGTCGCCGAACAAGCTTCCGGTGACCTTCACGCCTGCAGCATGA
- a CDS encoding acyl-CoA dehydrogenase family protein, which translates to MTAVESPEKALFASTTEAFLQREAPLTYVRDLHAAGVSFDRDWWRRAAELGWTSLLVPEELGGGAVSGSGIADLAVVAELIGKTVAPGPLYPVSTVLCALVECGEHDTHAATIESLMSGDAVASWAVYEPGRGWAPLEPSVTATPHNGGYRIDGVKDRVEAGAQSDLLLVVARCDGEIRQFLVPTTAPGVRIEPQPSVDLVKQYARVQFDGVDVQRSAVVGKPGETTALIERQSQIAQVLQCAEVVGILQTVFGFTVQWAFDRHTFGRPLASYQALKHRFADMKTWLEACRATTTAAVAGVAARSPDAAWLASVAKSYVGEKAPAIVQDCVQMHGGIGVTWEHDLHLYLRRVVLYRSMFGTPEEHNLRVYAWKEALQ; encoded by the coding sequence ATGACTGCGGTCGAGTCGCCCGAAAAGGCGCTCTTCGCCTCGACTACCGAGGCGTTTCTTCAGCGGGAAGCACCACTGACTTACGTGCGCGACCTGCATGCTGCGGGTGTGTCCTTCGACCGTGACTGGTGGCGGCGCGCCGCTGAGTTGGGTTGGACTAGTCTGCTCGTGCCCGAGGAGTTGGGCGGCGGCGCCGTCTCCGGCAGCGGTATCGCCGATCTGGCCGTGGTCGCCGAACTGATCGGCAAGACGGTGGCGCCCGGACCGTTGTATCCGGTCAGCACTGTGCTGTGCGCACTGGTCGAGTGCGGCGAGCACGATACGCACGCCGCCACCATCGAGTCGCTGATGTCCGGTGACGCGGTGGCGTCGTGGGCCGTCTATGAGCCGGGTCGGGGCTGGGCTCCGCTGGAGCCGTCGGTGACGGCGACGCCGCACAACGGGGGCTACCGCATCGACGGTGTCAAAGACCGCGTGGAAGCTGGCGCCCAGAGCGACTTGCTGTTGGTGGTGGCGCGCTGCGACGGCGAGATCCGCCAGTTCCTCGTGCCGACGACCGCGCCCGGGGTGCGCATCGAACCGCAGCCGTCGGTCGATCTGGTCAAGCAATACGCGCGTGTGCAGTTCGACGGCGTAGATGTGCAGCGCTCCGCGGTGGTCGGCAAGCCCGGCGAAACCACCGCGTTGATCGAACGGCAGAGCCAGATCGCTCAGGTGCTGCAGTGCGCCGAGGTGGTCGGAATCCTGCAGACCGTGTTCGGCTTCACGGTCCAGTGGGCATTCGACCGGCACACGTTCGGGCGCCCTCTCGCGTCCTACCAGGCACTCAAACACCGGTTCGCCGACATGAAGACCTGGCTGGAAGCATGCCGCGCGACCACAACCGCCGCGGTGGCCGGCGTTGCGGCCCGCTCACCGGACGCGGCGTGGTTGGCCAGCGTCGCAAAATCCTATGTCGGAGAGAAAGCCCCGGCGATCGTGCAGGATTGCGTGCAGATGCACGGCGGCATCGGCGTCACCTGGGAACACGACCTGCATCTGTACCTGCGGCGAGTTGTGTTGTACCGCTCTATGTTCGGCACCCCCGAGGAGCACAATCTGCGGGTGTATGCGTGGAAGGAAGCGTTGCAATGA
- a CDS encoding acyl-CoA dehydrogenase family protein, with the protein MTDNGSAPVGESVEQFRARARAWLAANMPRIDPASPPVANRDDERAWRRARELQKRLYEGGFAGICFPREYGGLGLDYEYQKAFDEESLNYEMPLILNTPTFTICCATLLDTGSEEQKRQHIGAALRGEEVLVQLLSEPSGGSDLAGVLTRAERRGDRWVINGAKTWSTSAFAADYGLCLARTDWDVPKHEGLTMFLVPIDHPGITLRRITQLNGSTEFCEEFLDNVDVGDDAVVGEVNNGWTVASRQLYHERRAVGQSSEFASGAGSEGGRSTPVDFVALARKTGQGDNERVQEMAGRVLVHRAVSDQLSEHVYRSVRDGSLPPAAGTLIRLFHADTVTLDMDTALAIAGTAGVVGAEGDGLEHGLRYLSRQTVAIGGGTTEMARNVIGERVLGFPREYAADRGVPFKQVRHGKA; encoded by the coding sequence ATGACCGACAACGGGTCGGCCCCGGTCGGCGAATCGGTCGAGCAGTTCCGCGCCCGCGCCCGGGCGTGGCTTGCCGCTAACATGCCGCGGATCGATCCTGCCTCACCGCCGGTGGCCAACCGCGATGACGAACGCGCCTGGCGGCGGGCTCGCGAACTGCAAAAACGGCTCTACGAAGGCGGATTCGCCGGTATCTGCTTCCCGCGTGAATACGGTGGCCTGGGCTTGGATTACGAGTACCAGAAGGCTTTCGACGAAGAGAGCCTCAACTACGAGATGCCGCTGATCCTCAACACGCCGACGTTCACCATCTGTTGTGCGACTTTGCTCGACACCGGCAGCGAGGAGCAGAAGAGGCAACACATCGGCGCGGCTTTGCGCGGCGAGGAGGTGCTGGTGCAGCTGTTGTCGGAGCCCAGTGGCGGATCGGATCTGGCCGGCGTGCTTACCCGGGCCGAGCGGCGCGGCGACCGGTGGGTGATCAACGGCGCAAAGACATGGAGCACCAGTGCGTTTGCCGCCGATTACGGATTGTGCCTGGCTCGCACCGATTGGGATGTGCCCAAGCACGAGGGGCTGACCATGTTCTTGGTGCCGATCGATCATCCGGGAATCACGTTGCGGCGCATTACTCAACTCAACGGCTCCACCGAGTTCTGCGAGGAGTTCCTCGACAACGTCGACGTCGGTGACGACGCCGTCGTCGGCGAGGTGAACAACGGCTGGACCGTGGCGTCACGACAGCTCTACCATGAACGTCGCGCGGTCGGCCAAAGTTCGGAGTTCGCCAGCGGGGCTGGAAGCGAAGGGGGACGCTCGACGCCGGTGGATTTCGTCGCTTTGGCTCGCAAGACCGGTCAGGGCGACAATGAACGTGTGCAGGAAATGGCCGGCCGGGTATTGGTGCATCGCGCGGTCAGCGACCAGCTCTCCGAGCATGTGTACCGCAGTGTGCGCGACGGTAGTTTGCCGCCGGCGGCCGGAACCTTGATTCGGCTGTTCCACGCCGACACCGTCACGTTGGACATGGACACCGCGCTGGCCATTGCGGGCACCGCAGGAGTTGTGGGCGCCGAGGGGGACGGCTTAGAGCATGGCCTGCGGTACCTGTCGCGGCAGACGGTTGCCATCGGCGGCGGCACCACCGAGATGGCCCGCAACGTGATCGGGGAGCGGGTGTTGGGCTTTCCGCGGGAATACGCCGCCGATCGCGGTGTGCCGTTCAAGCAGGTGCGCCACGGCAAGGCGTAG
- a CDS encoding CaiB/BaiF CoA transferase family protein, which yields MSGILSGVRVVELASWTYVPAAGVALADWGADVIKVESVTSGDPGRSLVIGGFTRQAARADTDFILELSNRGKRSIALDLKTDTGREIFGQLLAQADVLLTNWLPAALERVRLTVEDIRRFNPNIIIARGTGLGVRGPDRDRGGFDAATYLARGGVAYTLTPFGTEHPAVQGPAFGDLQAGITLAGGICGALFHRQRTGEPTIVDSSLLAQAMWSIAPSISVADLFDVDGIPGAAPGLAINPLVNRYKTKDGRWIQLVFLQPDKFWAGFCQRIGLPELATDERFVPSSNLITNAAEATAIISAKFAEHDLAHWREALAEEPGVWAPLATPREVLHDPQAKPNGYLITNADDRGVEYQMVAAPVQFDETPPPPTRAPEHGQHTEEVLLELGYDWDDIAKAKDSGAIL from the coding sequence ATGTCAGGCATACTCAGTGGTGTCCGGGTCGTGGAGCTGGCGTCGTGGACCTATGTGCCGGCCGCCGGCGTCGCGTTGGCAGATTGGGGCGCCGACGTCATCAAAGTGGAAAGTGTCACCAGCGGCGACCCCGGAAGATCGCTCGTCATCGGGGGTTTCACCCGCCAAGCCGCACGCGCCGACACCGACTTCATCCTCGAGTTGAGCAATCGCGGCAAACGCAGCATCGCACTGGATCTGAAGACCGACACCGGTCGCGAGATCTTCGGCCAGCTCCTCGCTCAGGCCGACGTGCTGCTCACCAACTGGCTGCCGGCGGCATTGGAGCGGGTCCGCCTGACGGTCGAAGACATTCGGCGCTTCAATCCGAACATCATCATCGCGCGCGGAACCGGACTGGGGGTACGCGGCCCGGACCGTGACCGAGGCGGATTCGACGCCGCCACCTACCTGGCTCGTGGTGGCGTGGCCTACACGCTCACACCGTTTGGAACCGAGCATCCCGCCGTTCAGGGCCCGGCCTTCGGTGACCTGCAGGCGGGAATCACGTTGGCCGGCGGCATCTGCGGCGCACTGTTCCACCGGCAACGGACCGGCGAGCCGACGATTGTGGACTCATCGCTGCTGGCCCAGGCCATGTGGAGCATCGCGCCCTCGATTTCGGTCGCCGACCTTTTCGATGTCGACGGAATACCCGGTGCGGCTCCGGGGTTGGCCATTAACCCGCTCGTCAACAGGTACAAAACCAAGGATGGTCGGTGGATCCAGTTGGTTTTCCTGCAGCCTGACAAGTTTTGGGCCGGTTTCTGTCAGCGGATCGGTCTACCGGAACTGGCCACCGACGAACGCTTCGTGCCGTCGTCGAATCTGATTACCAACGCCGCTGAGGCCACCGCCATCATCTCTGCCAAATTCGCCGAGCACGATTTGGCGCACTGGCGGGAAGCGTTGGCTGAGGAGCCCGGCGTGTGGGCGCCGCTGGCCACGCCCCGAGAAGTGCTTCACGACCCGCAGGCGAAGCCCAATGGTTACCTCATCACTAATGCCGACGACCGTGGTGTCGAGTACCAAATGGTCGCAGCACCAGTGCAATTCGACGAGACGCCGCCACCGCCGACGCGAGCACCCGAGCATGGCCAGCACACCGAGGAAGTCCTGTTGGAGCTTGGCTATGACTGGGACGACATCGCCAAGGCCAAAGACAGCGGCGCGATCCTGTAA
- a CDS encoding thiamine pyrophosphate-dependent dehydrogenase E1 component subunit alpha: MEPSASVEVPPDTQRRIYALMVLMKAADDRLSKGIATGEFMCVYWPSRGQEAVAAAMAVSLREDDQLVTTYRGLHDLIGKGVPLEEIYGEMMGRTVGASRGKGGTMHIANPGRGVMLSTGIVGAGPPVGVGLAMAAKRKGLDRVTAVSFGDGATNTGSFHEAANMAALWDLPLVFVCQNNRYAEMTPTEHTMKLEHVADRAAGYAMPGVRVDGNDPLAVKSALDEALYRARSGCGPTFLECVTFRFRGHYFGDRMPYIPKEQLAAAMAADPVPRFRGRLTEAGVCDEEELDRIERGAADTVEAALRTVMSASAPGIEELERDVYAHPITSPK, encoded by the coding sequence ATGGAGCCGTCGGCGTCGGTGGAGGTGCCGCCAGACACCCAGCGCCGCATCTATGCGTTGATGGTGCTGATGAAGGCGGCCGACGACCGGCTATCCAAGGGCATCGCCACTGGCGAGTTCATGTGCGTGTACTGGCCGTCGCGCGGACAGGAGGCCGTCGCGGCCGCGATGGCTGTCTCGCTACGTGAAGACGACCAGTTGGTCACGACCTACCGCGGACTGCACGACCTGATCGGCAAGGGCGTCCCGCTGGAGGAGATCTACGGCGAGATGATGGGCCGCACCGTGGGCGCCAGCCGCGGCAAGGGCGGCACCATGCACATCGCCAATCCCGGCAGGGGTGTCATGCTTTCGACCGGGATCGTCGGCGCGGGACCGCCTGTGGGTGTCGGGCTGGCGATGGCCGCCAAGCGCAAGGGGCTCGACCGGGTCACCGCGGTCAGCTTCGGCGACGGCGCCACCAACACCGGCTCGTTCCACGAAGCAGCCAACATGGCCGCGCTGTGGGACCTTCCGCTGGTGTTTGTGTGCCAGAACAACCGCTACGCCGAGATGACGCCGACTGAACACACCATGAAACTCGAGCATGTCGCCGATCGGGCCGCCGGCTACGCGATGCCGGGGGTTCGCGTAGACGGCAACGACCCGCTGGCGGTGAAATCGGCGCTCGATGAAGCGCTGTACCGGGCCCGAAGCGGCTGCGGACCAACGTTTCTCGAGTGCGTAACGTTCCGATTCCGCGGCCACTACTTCGGCGATCGGATGCCGTATATACCCAAAGAGCAGCTTGCGGCGGCGATGGCGGCTGATCCGGTGCCGCGGTTCCGCGGCCGTCTCACCGAGGCGGGTGTGTGCGACGAGGAGGAGCTCGACCGCATCGAGCGCGGGGCCGCCGACACCGTCGAAGCAGCGTTGCGAACCGTCATGAGTGCTTCGGCGCCGGGGATCGAGGAACTCGAGCGCGACGTGTACGCCCACCCGATCACGTCCCCGAAATGA
- a CDS encoding alpha-ketoacid dehydrogenase subunit beta: MDEKEMTMREALNLALDQAMQADERVFLLGEDIADPGATGPTAGLSTKYGPDRVLDTPISEAAIVGAAIGAAIDGLLPVAEIMIMDFIGLAADQLINNAAKLRFMTGGRTAAPITVRTQVYGGLATGATHSQSLEAWFMHVPGLKVIVPSTPRDGKGLLTSAIFDEDPCLFVETIRLQTQRGLVPIDPGFRMPLGRAEIKRTGTDVTLISYGRSVLDALAAATSLQEQGVSAEVVDLRTLVPLDVETICESARRTRRVVVVHDVVQFAGPGAEIAAILQCELFGELAAPIQRVGARFVPIPAAPALEAQVYPSPARIVTAAQQTLRSVSTHG; encoded by the coding sequence ATGGACGAAAAAGAGATGACGATGCGTGAGGCACTCAACCTCGCGTTGGACCAAGCGATGCAGGCCGACGAGCGAGTGTTCTTGCTGGGCGAGGACATCGCCGACCCTGGCGCCACCGGCCCGACCGCGGGGCTGTCGACGAAATACGGCCCCGACCGCGTGCTGGACACGCCGATCTCGGAGGCCGCGATTGTCGGGGCGGCGATCGGCGCCGCGATCGACGGCCTGCTGCCGGTGGCCGAGATCATGATCATGGATTTCATCGGCCTTGCCGCCGACCAGTTGATCAACAACGCTGCCAAGCTGCGATTCATGACCGGCGGACGCACCGCGGCGCCGATCACCGTACGCACCCAGGTGTATGGCGGACTGGCCACCGGGGCGACGCACTCCCAAAGCCTGGAAGCGTGGTTCATGCACGTTCCGGGGCTGAAGGTGATCGTTCCGTCCACTCCACGCGACGGCAAAGGCCTGCTGACGTCGGCGATCTTCGACGAGGATCCCTGCCTGTTCGTCGAGACCATCCGGCTGCAAACCCAGCGCGGCTTAGTCCCGATCGATCCTGGGTTTCGCATGCCTCTCGGCCGGGCCGAGATCAAGCGAACCGGCACGGACGTGACTCTGATCAGCTACGGGCGCAGTGTGCTGGACGCACTTGCTGCCGCGACCAGCCTGCAGGAGCAGGGTGTTAGCGCCGAAGTGGTCGATTTGCGCACCCTGGTGCCGCTCGACGTCGAGACCATTTGTGAGTCCGCGCGCCGCACTCGTCGAGTCGTGGTTGTTCACGACGTGGTCCAATTCGCCGGGCCCGGAGCAGAAATCGCTGCGATCCTGCAATGCGAATTGTTCGGCGAGCTTGCCGCGCCCATCCAGCGGGTGGGCGCCAGGTTCGTCCCGATCCCGGCAGCGCCGGCGCTGGAGGCCCAGGTTTACCCGTCGCCGGCGCGGATCGTCACTGCAGCCCAACAAACGTTGCGATCGGTGAGCACGCATGGGTGA
- a CDS encoding lipoyl domain-containing protein: MGDFVIRIPRVSVAVSEAELVELLVDNGERVEEGTPIYVIATEKAEQEIEAGASGIVVWTAEAGASYDIGTEIGVIKTEEKVWT; encoded by the coding sequence ATGGGTGACTTCGTGATTCGCATCCCGCGGGTCTCGGTCGCCGTGTCCGAGGCCGAACTCGTCGAGCTGCTCGTCGACAACGGCGAACGTGTCGAGGAAGGCACGCCGATCTACGTCATCGCTACTGAAAAGGCCGAACAGGAGATCGAGGCGGGTGCGTCAGGCATCGTTGTGTGGACCGCGGAAGCCGGTGCCAGTTACGACATCGGCACTGAGATCGGCGTGATCAAAACAGAGGAGAAGGTATGGACCTGA
- a CDS encoding enoyl-CoA hydratase-related protein, with translation MDLKETRERTIYEKDGAIARVTLNWPEKANAQDQKLVEEMDAALADADRDYDIKVLIVKANGNGFCSGHAIGNNAVDYPEFVEGFKHTGTPWKPQSDLFVKPVLNLWEFSKPTIAQVHGYCVGGGTHYGLTTDIVIAADDAYFQYPPLQGFGMPSGECSIEPWVFMNWRRAAYYLYLAEVIDAHKALAIGLVNEVVPRDELEARVEAIARHIAQAPLTTLLATKANLKRAWELMGMRVHWQSSNDLVALASLSADVQALVQQVLKGKIKPAEMARRQAAASEAAKSPQP, from the coding sequence ATGGACCTGAAAGAGACTCGTGAGCGCACCATCTACGAAAAAGACGGCGCGATCGCGCGTGTCACGCTTAATTGGCCCGAAAAGGCCAACGCTCAAGACCAGAAGCTTGTCGAGGAGATGGACGCCGCGCTCGCCGACGCCGACCGTGATTACGACATCAAGGTCCTGATCGTCAAGGCCAACGGTAACGGCTTTTGTTCCGGACACGCGATCGGCAACAACGCCGTCGACTACCCGGAGTTCGTGGAGGGTTTCAAACATACTGGCACACCGTGGAAGCCGCAGAGCGACCTGTTCGTCAAGCCGGTGCTGAACTTGTGGGAGTTCTCCAAGCCGACGATCGCGCAGGTGCACGGCTACTGCGTCGGCGGCGGCACCCACTACGGGCTGACCACCGACATCGTCATTGCTGCCGACGATGCCTACTTTCAGTACCCGCCCTTGCAGGGTTTCGGCATGCCATCGGGCGAATGCTCGATCGAGCCTTGGGTTTTCATGAACTGGCGGCGCGCGGCCTACTACCTGTACCTGGCGGAGGTGATCGATGCTCACAAGGCGCTGGCCATCGGCTTGGTCAACGAAGTGGTGCCGCGAGACGAACTCGAAGCGCGTGTCGAGGCCATAGCCCGTCATATCGCCCAGGCTCCGCTGACGACGCTCTTGGCGACCAAGGCCAACCTTAAGCGGGCGTGGGAATTGATGGGCATGCGGGTGCATTGGCAGAGCTCCAACGACCTGGTTGCGCTGGCATCACTGAGCGCCGACGTGCAGGCGCTCGTTCAGCAGGTGCTCAAGGGCAAGATCAAACCCGCGGAGATGGCCCGCCGCCAAGCTGCGGCGTCTGAGGCAGCGAAATCCCCACAACCCTGA
- a CDS encoding acyl-CoA synthetase: MNIADHASRAPQSTALIVADGKQMSYGELYLRSQRVAAVLHEAGLRRGDGVALVLGNCPEFLEITWGCQLSGLYYTPINTHLTFDEVAYIVCDCEARALFVDSSFAQFGSRILDACPRLDVLVSVGERRTGWRCYEDALVAAGDAPPLSDGSEMLYSSGTTGRPKAVRRALPTQGGSWAQAVMELALRHRYGMDASSVYLSPAPLYHAAGVNYTMAVNRVGAASVIIEKFDAEHVLRLIESYRVTHAQFVPTMFVRMLKLPEPVRRRYDVSSLLCVLHAAAPCPVEVKQAMMKWYGPIIYEYYGGTEGFAGSTIGPEEWLAHPGSVGKPLSPVHIVGKDGRELPAGAPGEIYFEGGPDFEYFKDPDKTASIRNEHGWRTLGDVGYVDEDGYLYLTDRSTFMIVSGGVNIYPQEAENLLVMHPKVVDAAVFGVPNDEFGEEVKAVVQPADGVMAGPGLEAELIAYCRDHLAAYKCPRTVDFDPQLPRDPNGKLYKRRIRDRYWQGKTSRIV; encoded by the coding sequence GTGAACATTGCCGACCACGCCAGCCGTGCGCCGCAGTCCACGGCGCTGATCGTCGCGGACGGCAAGCAGATGTCGTACGGCGAACTGTATCTCCGCAGCCAGCGCGTCGCCGCGGTGTTGCACGAGGCGGGTCTGCGTCGCGGCGACGGCGTCGCGCTCGTGCTCGGCAACTGCCCCGAGTTCCTCGAGATCACTTGGGGGTGTCAACTTTCCGGTCTCTACTACACGCCGATCAACACGCACCTCACGTTTGACGAAGTGGCCTACATCGTCTGCGACTGCGAGGCACGCGCGTTATTCGTCGACTCGTCTTTTGCCCAGTTTGGGTCGCGAATCCTCGACGCCTGTCCTCGATTAGACGTCCTGGTCAGCGTCGGTGAGCGGCGGACAGGCTGGCGCTGCTACGAGGACGCCCTGGTGGCCGCCGGCGACGCGCCCCCGCTGTCAGACGGCAGCGAGATGCTGTACTCCTCCGGCACCACCGGGCGGCCCAAGGCGGTGCGCCGTGCGCTGCCCACACAGGGTGGCTCGTGGGCCCAGGCGGTAATGGAATTGGCGTTGCGCCACCGCTACGGTATGGACGCTTCCAGCGTGTATCTGTCGCCAGCGCCGCTGTATCACGCCGCCGGGGTGAACTACACAATGGCGGTCAACCGCGTCGGCGCCGCGTCGGTGATCATCGAGAAGTTCGACGCCGAGCACGTGCTTCGGCTCATCGAGAGTTACCGAGTCACGCATGCCCAGTTCGTGCCGACGATGTTCGTTCGGATGCTCAAGCTGCCCGAGCCGGTACGGCGACGATACGACGTTTCCAGCCTCCTGTGCGTCTTGCATGCCGCCGCCCCGTGCCCAGTTGAGGTGAAGCAGGCGATGATGAAGTGGTACGGACCCATCATTTACGAATACTACGGCGGGACCGAGGGTTTCGCAGGCAGCACGATCGGGCCAGAGGAGTGGCTGGCCCACCCCGGCTCGGTTGGCAAGCCGCTGTCCCCGGTGCACATTGTCGGCAAGGACGGGCGCGAGCTTCCCGCCGGTGCGCCGGGCGAGATCTACTTCGAAGGCGGACCCGACTTCGAGTACTTTAAGGATCCGGACAAGACCGCGTCGATTCGCAACGAACACGGTTGGCGCACATTGGGCGACGTGGGTTACGTCGATGAGGACGGCTACCTGTATCTCACAGATCGCTCGACCTTCATGATTGTCTCGGGTGGGGTGAACATCTACCCACAAGAGGCGGAGAACCTGCTGGTGATGCATCCCAAAGTGGTCGACGCGGCGGTATTCGGCGTCCCCAACGACGAATTCGGGGAAGAGGTCAAGGCTGTGGTGCAACCGGCCGACGGCGTCATGGCCGGACCCGGCCTTGAAGCCGAGCTCATCGCATACTGCCGAGACCACCTCGCTGCTTACAAGTGCCCGCGCACAGTCGACTTCGACCCGCAGCTGCCCCGCGACCCCAACGGCAAGCTTTACAAGAGGCGCATCCGCGACCGCTACTGGCAGGGAAAGACTTCGCGGATCGTCTGA